The Devosia sp. MC521 genome has a segment encoding these proteins:
- a CDS encoding transporter substrate-binding domain-containing protein, with the protein MKTILTGAAVSALALALSAQSFAAELPNLDGRTIHAVTENAYYPLNFADPKTGDGIGLEYDVINEVAKRLNAKIEWDLSAWDVMIEAVRSGQFDIGADGITITEERDEVIDFTDPFITVEQYLLVRADEERITGAESFAENADLLFGAQAGTSSFYTAIYDVLDGDEANPRVKTFDSFGAAVQAVKAGDVDAIIADQAAATGYMGADPGAFKQIDETLKSDPLGFILTPRSDLVEPFNAALDSMREDGWLDERINYWFFEYAAE; encoded by the coding sequence ATGAAGACGATTTTGACCGGCGCAGCGGTATCTGCACTGGCTTTGGCGCTGAGCGCGCAGAGCTTTGCGGCCGAGCTGCCGAACCTTGATGGCCGCACCATCCATGCGGTGACCGAGAACGCCTATTACCCGCTGAACTTTGCTGATCCGAAGACCGGCGACGGCATTGGCCTTGAATATGATGTCATCAACGAAGTGGCCAAGCGCCTCAATGCCAAGATCGAGTGGGATCTGTCGGCTTGGGACGTGATGATCGAAGCGGTCCGCTCCGGCCAGTTTGACATCGGTGCCGATGGCATCACCATCACCGAAGAGCGTGATGAGGTGATCGACTTCACCGATCCATTCATCACCGTTGAGCAATATCTGCTCGTCCGCGCTGATGAAGAGCGCATCACGGGCGCTGAGAGCTTTGCCGAAAACGCCGATCTCCTCTTTGGCGCGCAGGCAGGCACTTCTTCCTTCTATACCGCGATCTATGACGTGCTTGACGGCGACGAAGCCAATCCGCGCGTCAAAACCTTCGATAGCTTTGGCGCTGCCGTTCAAGCCGTAAAGGCTGGCGACGTCGACGCCATTATCGCCGATCAGGCGGCGGCGACCGGCTATATGGGCGCTGATCCCGGCGCCTTTAAGCAGATTGATGAAACGCTCAAATCCGACCCTCTGGGCTTCATTTTGACCCCACGCTCCGATCTGGTTGAGCCGTTCAATGCCGCCCTCGACAGCATGCGCGAGGATGGCTGGCTCGATG
- a CDS encoding LysR substrate-binding domain-containing protein, with translation MIAQFPIPLNALRAIEIVARLGALAPAANELGVTVGAVSQHIRRAEERLGVTLFARTSDGLRPLPVLMEIMPQLSSGFAALGDALAQVTGDDDSVLNLTVGSVFASRWLIWHMGNFAQAHSDIELRLCVTAAMTDLNRRDIDCGVRFGSGQWPGVNATKIGGQSFQPVCSTDFWATHKDRPYAELPVIIDTTSMLDWPSWSKAAGKSPLAHGHGPVISDASLAFDAALSGQGLLLAVDMMTDELVEMGRLVRPFHRAATGNNAYYLVTAKGRRETRKIRAFRQWLLHEMGPVR, from the coding sequence ATGATTGCGCAATTTCCTATTCCGCTGAACGCGCTACGGGCCATTGAGATCGTGGCCCGTCTCGGTGCGCTCGCGCCCGCAGCAAATGAGTTGGGCGTCACCGTCGGGGCGGTGAGCCAGCATATTCGCCGCGCAGAAGAGCGATTGGGCGTGACGCTCTTTGCACGCACCAGTGACGGCCTGCGCCCATTGCCAGTCTTGATGGAGATCATGCCGCAACTAAGCTCGGGCTTTGCTGCGCTCGGCGATGCTTTGGCGCAAGTCACGGGCGACGACGATAGCGTGCTCAATCTCACAGTCGGCAGCGTTTTTGCGTCTCGCTGGCTCATCTGGCACATGGGCAATTTTGCGCAAGCGCATTCTGACATCGAGCTGCGCTTGTGCGTCACTGCCGCGATGACCGATCTCAACCGACGCGACATTGATTGCGGGGTGCGGTTTGGATCGGGACAATGGCCTGGTGTCAACGCCACCAAAATCGGCGGCCAGAGTTTCCAGCCGGTCTGTTCCACGGACTTCTGGGCAACACATAAAGATCGGCCCTACGCCGAACTACCGGTCATTATCGATACGACCAGCATGCTCGATTGGCCCAGCTGGTCCAAAGCTGCGGGCAAATCTCCGCTCGCGCATGGGCACGGCCCGGTCATTTCCGACGCCTCGCTAGCCTTCGATGCCGCCCTATCGGGTCAAGGATTATTGCTCGCCGTCGACATGATGACGGATGAGTTGGTGGAAATGGGGCGCTTGGTTCGCCCCTTCCACCGTGCGGCCACCGGCAATAATGCCTATTATCTGGTCACCGCCAAAGGGCGTCGCGAAACACGCAAAATTCGCGCCTTCCGCCAATGGCTCCTGCATGAGATGGGACCGGTGCGCTAG
- a CDS encoding extensin family protein encodes MQSPSLALVTLILLSAASPAQDNAQTAPAPFASQITILNNGKSEPTALAMPTPRPEVRPVAPTSDQPTEKPEETEPAPVAERASCPALKNGTVIGEMIAPISEGRCGTASPILMTGVKVGRRDIPLAMPATVTCGVATAVADWVAVLDAQAQELTDSPLASVTSGGSMVCRARIGTRSGGVSEHSFANALDIHGFILGDGRVIDVLKDWRPSDALEGQFLRFAQQAACERFNTVLGPDANAAHANHFHVDAKCRGDDCAGRYCQ; translated from the coding sequence ATGCAAAGCCCCAGTCTCGCCCTTGTAACGCTCATTCTTCTCTCCGCCGCCAGTCCGGCTCAAGACAATGCGCAAACTGCGCCGGCCCCCTTCGCGTCCCAAATCACTATTCTCAACAACGGCAAGAGCGAACCGACGGCACTCGCAATGCCGACGCCAAGGCCAGAGGTTCGGCCCGTCGCGCCGACCAGCGACCAGCCCACTGAAAAGCCCGAAGAAACAGAGCCCGCCCCCGTGGCCGAACGGGCCTCCTGCCCCGCTTTGAAAAATGGCACGGTGATCGGCGAGATGATCGCCCCGATCTCCGAAGGCCGCTGCGGCACCGCCTCGCCCATTCTGATGACAGGGGTGAAAGTGGGACGGCGCGATATTCCGCTGGCCATGCCAGCAACCGTGACCTGCGGCGTCGCCACCGCCGTCGCCGATTGGGTCGCAGTGCTGGACGCACAAGCCCAAGAACTCACGGACAGCCCGCTCGCCAGCGTCACCTCAGGCGGGTCCATGGTGTGCCGAGCCCGCATTGGCACACGCTCTGGCGGCGTATCGGAGCACAGCTTTGCCAATGCGCTCGACATCCACGGCTTTATCCTCGGCGATGGCCGGGTGATAGACGTTTTAAAAGATTGGCGCCCGAGCGATGCGCTTGAGGGCCAGTTCCTGAGGTTTGCGCAGCAAGCAGCCTGCGAACGCTTCAACACCGTTCTTGGCCCCGATGCCAATGCCGCCCACGCCAATCACTTCCACGTCGACGCGAAATGCCGTGGCGACGATTGCGCGGGGAGATATTGTCAGTAA
- the lepA gene encoding translation elongation factor 4, with amino-acid sequence MTTPLKNIRNFSIVAHIDHGKSTLADRLIQFTGGLEAREMKEQVLDNMEIERERGITIKAQTVRLNYKAQDGEDYVLNLIDTPGHVDFAYEVSRSMSAVEGSLLVVDASQGVEAQTLANVYHALEANHEIVPVLNKVDLPAADIPRVKTQIEDVIGIDASDAIEISAKTGLNIEGVLEAIVTRLPAPKGDIDAPLKALLVDSWYDTYLGVVVLVRIIDGVMKKGQRIRMMASGAVYDLDRVGVNTPKLVEVKELTPGELGVFTASIKEVADTNVGDTITDDRKPTAEPLPDFRPAQPVVFCGLFPVDASDFDELRSAMGKLRLNDASFSFEMETSAALGFGFRCGFLGLLHLEIIQERLSREFDLDLIATAPSVVYEMELTDGTSMLLHNPADMPDVMKITEIREPWIKATILTPDEYLGSILKLCQDRRGIQTNLSYVGSRAMVEYDLPLNEVVFDFYDRLKSISKGYASFDYHLDNHREGDLVKLSILVNSEPVDALSMLVHRTVAESRGRQMCEKLKELIPQHLFVIPIQAAIGGKVIARETVRAMRKDVTAKCYGGDATRKRKLLDKQKKGKAKMRQYGNVNIPQEAFIKALKMGDE; translated from the coding sequence ATGACAACGCCGCTCAAAAACATCCGCAATTTCTCCATCGTCGCGCACATCGACCATGGGAAGTCGACTCTTGCTGATCGCCTGATCCAGTTCACCGGGGGCCTAGAAGCCCGCGAGATGAAGGAGCAGGTGCTTGACAATATGGAGATTGAGCGCGAGCGCGGGATCACCATCAAGGCACAGACCGTGCGCCTCAACTATAAGGCGCAGGATGGTGAGGACTATGTTCTCAACCTTATCGACACGCCCGGACACGTTGACTTTGCTTATGAAGTCTCGCGCTCCATGTCGGCGGTTGAAGGTTCGCTGCTCGTCGTTGACGCCTCCCAAGGTGTGGAAGCGCAGACGCTCGCCAACGTCTATCATGCGTTAGAAGCCAACCACGAAATCGTCCCTGTCCTGAACAAGGTCGATCTGCCCGCAGCGGATATTCCGCGCGTAAAGACGCAGATTGAAGACGTTATCGGCATTGATGCTTCGGACGCGATTGAAATTTCGGCAAAGACCGGCCTCAACATTGAGGGCGTTCTGGAAGCCATCGTTACCCGTCTGCCAGCGCCGAAGGGCGATATCGACGCGCCGCTGAAGGCACTGTTGGTTGATAGTTGGTACGACACCTATCTCGGCGTTGTCGTTCTGGTTCGCATCATTGATGGTGTGATGAAGAAGGGCCAGCGCATCCGCATGATGGCCTCTGGCGCCGTCTATGATCTCGACCGCGTTGGCGTGAACACGCCTAAGCTGGTTGAAGTTAAAGAACTGACCCCAGGCGAGCTTGGCGTTTTCACCGCTTCCATCAAGGAAGTTGCGGACACCAACGTTGGCGATACCATCACCGACGACCGTAAGCCGACCGCTGAGCCGCTGCCAGACTTCCGTCCGGCGCAGCCCGTGGTGTTCTGCGGTCTCTTCCCGGTTGATGCCTCGGACTTTGACGAGCTGCGCTCTGCCATGGGCAAGCTGCGCCTCAACGATGCGTCCTTCTCGTTTGAAATGGAAACCTCGGCCGCGCTCGGTTTCGGCTTCCGCTGTGGTTTCCTTGGGCTTTTGCACCTCGAAATCATTCAGGAACGCCTGAGCCGCGAGTTCGATCTCGATCTGATCGCGACGGCGCCATCCGTGGTTTACGAGATGGAGCTGACCGACGGCACCTCCATGCTGCTGCACAACCCGGCAGACATGCCGGACGTGATGAAGATCACCGAAATCCGCGAGCCATGGATCAAGGCGACCATTCTCACGCCTGACGAATACCTCGGCTCGATCCTCAAGCTTTGCCAGGATCGACGCGGCATTCAGACCAATCTGTCCTACGTTGGTTCGCGCGCCATGGTCGAATATGACCTGCCGCTCAACGAAGTGGTGTTCGACTTCTACGATCGCCTCAAGTCGATCTCGAAGGGCTATGCGAGCTTCGATTACCACCTCGACAACCATCGCGAAGGTGATCTGGTAAAGCTTTCGATCCTCGTCAATTCTGAACCGGTAGATGCACTGTCCATGCTCGTTCACCGCACGGTGGCTGAATCGCGCGGTCGTCAGATGTGCGAAAAGCTCAAGGAACTGATCCCGCAGCACCTGTTCGTTATCCCGATCCAGGCGGCCATCGGCGGCAAGGTTATTGCCCGCGAAACCGTTCGCGCCATGCGTAAGGACGTGACGGCGAAGTGCTATGGCGGTGACGCGACTCGTAAGCGCAAACTGCTGGATAAGCAGAAAAAGGGTAAGGCCAAGATGCGCCAATACGGCAACGTCAACATCCCGCAGGAAGCCTTCATCAAGGCCCTCAAGATGGGCGACGAATAG
- a CDS encoding transglutaminase-like cysteine peptidase, protein MQIFTSLRRVAGIALAALTFAQPLSAYAVDYSSVRQAGWEDMCMRGDQPMNFCSSFAGPSSIAYSRELEATLQSISQQINSRYRFSSDSRAYGVSDHWTVPMRGVADCEDYVLAKIMALSEAGYPVSAMRIKIGQLRSGEWHAVLGVKTDNGIITLDSLNGFSNGYRTMFYLDMNNTSSWRVAA, encoded by the coding sequence ATGCAGATTTTTACTTCGCTTCGCCGCGTCGCTGGCATCGCATTGGCTGCTCTAACCTTCGCTCAGCCACTGTCCGCTTATGCCGTAGATTATTCCTCCGTTCGGCAGGCCGGTTGGGAGGACATGTGCATGCGCGGCGACCAGCCCATGAACTTTTGCAGCTCTTTTGCGGGCCCTTCGTCTATCGCCTATTCGCGCGAGCTCGAAGCGACGCTGCAGAGCATCAGCCAGCAGATCAATTCCCGCTACCGCTTTTCGTCCGATAGCCGCGCCTATGGGGTGAGCGACCACTGGACTGTACCGATGCGAGGCGTCGCCGATTGCGAAGACTATGTGCTCGCCAAGATCATGGCACTGAGCGAAGCGGGATATCCGGTTTCGGCAATGCGCATCAAGATTGGCCAGCTGCGCTCGGGCGAATGGCATGCGGTGCTCGGCGTTAAGACCGACAATGGCATCATCACGCTCGACAGCCTCAATGGCTTCTCCAACGGCTACCGCACCATGTTCTATCTCGACATGAATAACACCAGCAGCTGGCGCGTCGCGGCCTAG
- a CDS encoding aldo/keto reductase gives MTYRADPARYDTMHYRRSGHSGLKLPVVSLGLWQNFGGTRDYPSAMEILGYAFDQGITHFDLANNYGPPAGSSEELFGQVMTRDFRPYRDEMIISTKAGYNMWPGPYGELGSRKYMLASLDQSLKRMGLDYVDIFYSHRFDPETPLEETMGALAHAVKSGKALYVGISSYPEKETREAHRILKDMGVATTIHQPSYSMINRWIENDKTIDACGELGIGVIAFSPLAQGVLSGKYNSGGVAGTRAENPNGSLRANQIEPRVLDAVEKLGEIAKSRGQTMVQLALSWVLRRKEMTSALIGVRSLEQLKDNLGVLNNIDLSAEEIAAIDDATKGGQLQHHPRP, from the coding sequence ATGACCTACCGCGCCGACCCTGCTCGATATGACACGATGCATTATCGTCGTTCGGGCCATTCGGGTCTGAAACTCCCTGTCGTCAGTCTCGGCCTTTGGCAAAATTTTGGCGGCACACGCGACTATCCGAGCGCCATGGAGATTTTGGGCTACGCTTTTGACCAGGGCATTACCCACTTCGACCTAGCCAATAATTATGGCCCGCCAGCAGGCTCGTCAGAAGAGCTCTTTGGGCAGGTCATGACCCGTGACTTCCGCCCTTATCGCGATGAAATGATCATCTCGACCAAGGCTGGCTACAATATGTGGCCAGGCCCTTACGGCGAATTGGGAAGCCGCAAATATATGCTCGCCAGCCTTGATCAGAGCCTTAAGCGCATGGGGCTCGATTATGTCGACATCTTCTATTCGCACCGCTTCGATCCCGAAACGCCACTTGAAGAAACCATGGGCGCGCTGGCGCATGCTGTGAAATCCGGCAAGGCGCTTTACGTCGGCATCTCCTCCTATCCGGAGAAAGAAACCCGAGAAGCCCATCGCATCCTCAAGGACATGGGCGTCGCCACCACTATTCACCAACCCAGCTATTCGATGATCAATCGCTGGATTGAAAACGACAAAACCATCGACGCTTGCGGCGAGTTGGGCATTGGCGTTATCGCCTTCTCGCCGCTTGCGCAGGGCGTGCTCTCCGGCAAATATAATTCGGGCGGTGTGGCGGGCACGCGCGCAGAAAACCCCAATGGGTCGTTGCGCGCCAATCAGATTGAACCGCGCGTTTTGGATGCCGTCGAGAAACTGGGTGAAATTGCCAAGTCCCGCGGTCAGACCATGGTGCAGCTTGCGCTCAGCTGGGTATTGCGCCGCAAGGAGATGACCTCGGCCCTCATCGGCGTGCGTTCGCTTGAGCAGCTCAAGGACAATCTTGGTGTGCTCAATAATATCGACCTGAGCGCCGAAGAGATCGCGGCCATTGATGATGCCACCAAGGGTGGGCAGTTGCAGCACCATCCGCGTCCATAA
- a CDS encoding rhodanese-related sulfurtransferase: MSQQDHPYKVLAIYKFASLPDAAEIKAQLAEFCCARGIKGTLILAPEGINGTVAGTPDAIDALSDYLFVSGPFGTRLAGAEAKYSFADSEPFLRMKVRLKPEIVTLRAPQVDPNREVGTYVEPEDWNALIERNDVILIDTRNDYEVDIGTFQRAIDPKTESFVEFKDYVANNLDPKQHKKVAMFCTGGIRCEKASSYMLSQGFEEVFHLKGGILKYLEKVPEENSRFNGECFVFDERVSVGHRLEIGTATLCRSCRHPLTEQDRAHEHYVEGVSCSHCINDEGKRKAAAERQHQIDLAAKRGLAHMGDAAVEAARKAREAKKQRAEQSRALNAKAAAKAGH, encoded by the coding sequence GTGTCCCAGCAAGATCATCCATACAAGGTATTGGCCATCTACAAGTTTGCCTCTCTGCCCGACGCGGCGGAGATCAAGGCGCAACTTGCGGAATTTTGTTGCGCGCGCGGTATTAAGGGGACGCTGATCCTCGCGCCTGAGGGCATCAATGGCACTGTCGCCGGTACGCCGGACGCGATCGACGCGCTATCCGATTATTTGTTTGTTTCCGGGCCTTTCGGCACACGTTTGGCTGGTGCGGAAGCAAAGTATTCTTTTGCCGATAGCGAGCCGTTCCTGCGCATGAAAGTGCGGCTCAAGCCCGAGATCGTCACCCTTCGCGCGCCGCAGGTCGATCCCAACCGTGAGGTTGGCACCTATGTTGAGCCAGAAGACTGGAATGCGCTGATCGAGCGTAATGACGTCATCCTGATCGATACGCGCAACGATTACGAAGTCGATATCGGCACCTTCCAGAGGGCCATCGATCCCAAGACCGAGAGCTTTGTCGAGTTCAAGGACTATGTCGCCAATAACCTCGACCCCAAGCAGCACAAGAAAGTCGCCATGTTCTGCACCGGCGGTATCCGGTGTGAAAAGGCGTCGAGCTATATGCTCAGCCAGGGTTTTGAAGAGGTGTTCCACCTCAAGGGCGGGATCCTCAAATATCTTGAGAAAGTGCCGGAAGAGAACAGCCGCTTTAACGGGGAGTGCTTCGTGTTCGACGAGCGCGTGTCGGTTGGTCATCGACTTGAAATCGGTACGGCAACGCTCTGCCGTTCATGCCGTCATCCGCTGACCGAACAGGACCGCGCTCATGAGCACTATGTTGAAGGCGTAAGCTGTTCTCATTGCATCAACGATGAAGGTAAGCGCAAGGCCGCGGCTGAGCGTCAGCACCAGATCGATCTCGCTGCAAAGCGTGGCTTGGCGCATATGGGTGACGCGGCAGTTGAAGCTGCACGCAAGGCCCGTGAGGCGAAAAAACAACGGGCTGAGCAATCGCGAGCGCTCAATGCAAAGGCGGCTGCCAAAGCGGGTCACTAA
- a CDS encoding LytTR family DNA-binding domain-containing protein, giving the protein MNHTILQSTLREMRTLAGDARSWITLTIIALLVGMIGPFGSFDLPLHIRLPYWAAVVVVTAIIGTATASFFELLLGTRLPPVPRALVAGSIAGLPVVACVIGVNQLAFGWSFPTREAASLTLYCIAISAAVTVLSAVFTPREAPTALADATPALLSRMPLHQRGRLLHLAVADHYVEVSTDRGTALLLLRLSDAMRETAQIAGLQVHRSHWVALDAVRGCVRENGKLLLELETGKRVPVSRSYTDAVKAAGLTL; this is encoded by the coding sequence GTGAACCACACCATCCTGCAGTCTACGCTTCGTGAAATGCGCACCCTTGCGGGTGATGCGCGCAGTTGGATAACGCTCACGATCATCGCCTTACTGGTGGGGATGATTGGGCCTTTCGGCTCCTTCGATTTACCGCTTCATATTCGCCTGCCCTATTGGGCGGCAGTGGTCGTCGTCACCGCAATCATTGGCACCGCGACCGCAAGTTTTTTTGAGCTATTGCTCGGCACCCGCTTGCCGCCCGTGCCGCGAGCCCTTGTCGCTGGAAGCATTGCCGGGCTGCCGGTCGTCGCCTGCGTCATCGGTGTCAATCAACTCGCTTTTGGCTGGTCCTTCCCGACCAGAGAAGCTGCGAGTTTAACGCTCTATTGCATAGCAATTTCGGCCGCTGTCACAGTGCTGAGTGCAGTATTCACACCGCGCGAAGCGCCCACTGCCTTGGCCGATGCGACGCCAGCCCTACTCAGCCGCATGCCGCTGCACCAGAGAGGTCGGTTGCTTCACTTGGCTGTGGCTGACCACTATGTTGAGGTCTCCACCGATCGCGGCACAGCCTTGCTGCTGTTGCGCCTGTCCGATGCCATGCGGGAAACTGCCCAAATCGCCGGGCTACAGGTACACCGCTCCCATTGGGTAGCGTTGGATGCTGTCCGCGGGTGTGTCCGGGAAAATGGTAAGCTGCTGCTCGAACTTGAGACAGGGAAGCGCGTGCCGGTTAGCCGGAGCTATACTGACGCTGTCAAAGCGGCAGGCCTCACGCTCTAA
- a CDS encoding DUF2306 domain-containing protein yields MSLTPLLNAGLVIQIHVIAAIAAFLLGALVLWRRKGTRLHKALGKVWVVLMLVVATSSLFIHEGRLFGPFSPIHILTLVTYIGIGQALWAIKVQRDVVAHRAGMQGTYIGALLLAGAFTFLPGRRMHAVLFGAEAGWTPSLVIIALALSVAALSWWRLLRGAHSVQR; encoded by the coding sequence ATGTCGCTCACTCCTCTGCTCAATGCTGGTCTCGTGATCCAAATTCATGTCATTGCAGCCATTGCCGCATTCCTGCTGGGCGCCTTGGTGCTGTGGCGTCGCAAGGGGACGCGCCTGCACAAGGCCTTGGGCAAGGTCTGGGTTGTGCTGATGCTGGTGGTGGCCACCAGTTCGTTGTTCATCCATGAGGGCCGGTTGTTCGGGCCGTTCAGCCCGATCCACATTCTGACGCTTGTTACCTATATCGGGATTGGCCAAGCCCTATGGGCGATCAAGGTGCAGCGCGACGTGGTGGCACACCGTGCTGGCATGCAGGGCACCTATATTGGCGCGCTGTTGCTTGCGGGCGCATTCACCTTCTTGCCGGGTCGTCGCATGCACGCGGTCTTGTTTGGCGCAGAGGCGGGGTGGACCCCGTCTCTCGTGATTATCGCTCTGGCGCTGAGTGTGGCCGCGTTGTCGTGGTGGCGACTGCTGCGCGGCGCACATTCTGTCCAGCGCTAG
- the mbfA gene encoding iron exporter MbfA has product MLKLWPDARRDFSSLSEREILALAIAAEEEDGRIYLEFASRLGETYPGSGALFEGMAAEENEHRRRLLDLYLTKFGEHLVPIRREHVRGFLTRKPIWLLRTLTLEQARQQVWEMEEAAFRFYLAAAAQVSDVSTRKLLGDLAQAEKGHAKRATDLDETHLGADGHESEKNETHRQFLLTYVQPGLAGLMDGSVSTLAPVFAAAFATGDTHQTFLVGLAAAVGAGISMGFTEAASDDGKLTGRGSPIKRGFAAGIMTAVGGLGHALPYLIADFWVATWVAAAVVILELWAIAYIQKRYMQTPFWRAVLQVVLGGALVFAAGILIGNA; this is encoded by the coding sequence ATGCTGAAGCTCTGGCCTGATGCCCGCCGCGATTTTTCATCCCTTTCCGAACGCGAAATTCTCGCACTAGCGATTGCTGCGGAAGAGGAAGATGGGCGTATCTATCTGGAGTTTGCCAGCCGTCTGGGCGAGACCTATCCAGGCTCTGGCGCGCTGTTTGAAGGCATGGCCGCTGAGGAGAACGAACATAGGCGTCGCCTGCTCGATCTGTACCTGACCAAGTTCGGCGAGCATCTGGTGCCCATTCGCCGCGAACACGTTCGTGGCTTTCTCACCCGCAAGCCGATCTGGCTTTTGAGAACTCTGACCCTTGAGCAGGCGCGTCAGCAGGTTTGGGAGATGGAAGAAGCCGCCTTCCGCTTCTACCTCGCCGCTGCCGCGCAGGTGAGCGATGTGTCGACCCGCAAGCTGCTGGGCGATCTGGCACAGGCAGAAAAGGGCCACGCCAAACGCGCCACTGACCTTGACGAGACCCATCTCGGCGCCGACGGGCACGAGAGCGAGAAGAATGAAACCCATCGTCAGTTCCTGCTCACCTATGTCCAGCCCGGCCTTGCTGGCCTGATGGATGGTTCGGTCTCGACCCTGGCCCCGGTCTTTGCCGCCGCCTTCGCCACGGGCGACACGCATCAGACATTTTTGGTTGGTCTTGCCGCAGCCGTTGGCGCGGGCATTTCCATGGGCTTTACCGAGGCAGCGTCTGACGACGGTAAGCTGACCGGGCGTGGCTCGCCGATCAAGCGCGGCTTTGCTGCAGGGATCATGACTGCTGTAGGCGGCCTGGGCCATGCTCTGCCCTATCTCATCGCTGACTTTTGGGTTGCGACCTGGGTGGCAGCAGCCGTCGTTATTCTCGAGCTCTGGGCCATCGCTTACATTCAAAAGCGCTATATGCAGACCCCGTTCTGGCGCGCGGTATTGCAGGTGGTGCTCGGCGGCGCCTTGGTTTTCGCCGCCGGTATTCTCATCGGCAACGCCTAG
- a CDS encoding copper chaperone PCu(A)C, producing MFRSALRATLFALPLVVAGPAFAHNGVDHSKDAETSTPAEAHAETKIGDLTITGAFTRATLPKAPVGGGYFTVQNSGDADDRLISVSSPVANEGQIHEMAMVGDVMKMQQLSDGLVIPAGETVELKPGGYHLMLMGLSEQLVEGETIPLTLTFETAGEITIDLPIAATAASGAPCHMSHE from the coding sequence ATGTTCCGTTCCGCCCTCCGCGCGACCCTTTTTGCTTTGCCGCTTGTCGTTGCAGGCCCTGCCTTTGCTCATAATGGCGTTGACCACAGCAAGGACGCTGAAACGTCCACCCCGGCAGAAGCCCACGCTGAGACCAAAATTGGCGATCTGACTATCACCGGCGCATTTACCCGCGCGACCTTGCCCAAGGCACCAGTTGGTGGTGGCTACTTCACCGTCCAGAACTCTGGCGACGCCGATGACCGCCTGATTTCGGTCTCTTCGCCCGTTGCCAATGAAGGCCAGATCCACGAAATGGCTATGGTTGGCGATGTCATGAAAATGCAGCAGCTGTCCGATGGACTGGTTATTCCGGCAGGTGAAACTGTCGAGCTTAAGCCAGGTGGCTATCACCTGATGCTGATGGGCCTGAGTGAACAATTGGTGGAGGGCGAAACCATTCCACTGACCCTGACTTTTGAAACTGCTGGCGAGATCACCATTGATCTGCCGATCGCAGCGACTGCCGCCTCTGGCGCGCCTTGCCATATGAGCCACGAATAA
- a CDS encoding SCO family protein encodes MSRMKNIRVLLWALVGTAALTATGLYVYNANRPAVTASFGAGDYTLEAGNGDKFTYASLSGNPSMLFFGFTHCPDVCPTTLAEMTSWYEVLGPEAKDLKAYFVTVDPERDTPQVVADYVSWAEPVVGLSGSLEEIDKFAKAWGAFYEKSPLDNGDYTMNHTASVYLINANGEFEGTIAYEEGGATAIGKLKKLLAKG; translated from the coding sequence ATGTCCCGCATGAAAAACATCCGCGTCCTCCTTTGGGCCTTGGTTGGCACCGCCGCTCTGACTGCGACCGGACTTTATGTTTACAACGCCAATCGGCCTGCCGTTACCGCGAGCTTTGGTGCCGGGGACTATACGCTCGAAGCCGGGAATGGAGATAAGTTCACTTATGCCTCCCTCAGCGGCAATCCATCCATGCTGTTCTTTGGCTTCACCCATTGTCCCGATGTTTGCCCGACAACTCTGGCGGAAATGACCAGCTGGTACGAAGTTCTTGGCCCTGAGGCGAAGGATTTGAAGGCCTATTTCGTGACCGTTGACCCAGAGCGGGATACGCCACAAGTGGTCGCTGACTATGTGTCGTGGGCAGAGCCTGTTGTCGGCTTGAGCGGTTCGCTCGAAGAGATCGACAAGTTCGCCAAGGCTTGGGGTGCATTCTACGAAAAGTCGCCGCTCGATAACGGCGACTACACGATGAACCACACCGCATCGGTGTATCTCATCAATGCCAATGGCGAGTTTGAAGGCACGATTGCCTATGAAGAGGGCGGCGCAACCGCTATCGGCAAGCTGAAAAAGCTGCTCGCAAAGGGCTAG